A single Caretta caretta isolate rCarCar2 chromosome 2, rCarCar1.hap1, whole genome shotgun sequence DNA region contains:
- the COMMD3 gene encoding COMM domain-containing protein 3 has product MELSEYVQSGLQILADSGCFSPSAYTVLLQTAFQSLLNAQADQVALDHPVLKHIDPTVLKHCHAAVATCILEAGKHKADKSTISTYLEDCKFDRERIEQFCTEYQKNKDTLEIILGSIGRCPLHITDVSWRLEYQIKTNQLHKTYRPAYLVTLNVENSDSRSHPDVSFSCTMEQLQDLVGKLKDAAKSLERASQM; this is encoded by the exons ATGGAGCTGTCGGAGTATGTGCAGAGCGGCTTGCAGATCCTAGCCGATTCTGGCTGTTTTTCTCCTAGCGCCTACACGGTTCTGCTCCAGACGGCTTTCCAGAGCCTGCTCAACGCCCAGGCGGACCAGGTAGCTCTAG atCACCCAGTCTTGAAACATATTGACCCAACAGTATTAAAACATTGCCATGCAGCAGTTGCAACTTGTATCCTGGAGGCTGGAAAACACAAAGCCGACAAATCTACTATAAG cACATATCTAGAAGACTGTAAATTTGATAGAGAGAGAATAGAACAATTTTGCACCGAATATCAG aAAAACAAAGATACGTTGGAAATCATATTGGGAAG TATAGGCAGATGTCCTCTGCACATAACCGATGTTTCTTGGCGCCTGGAATATCAAATCAAG ACCAACCAACTTCATAAAACTTATCGACCTGCCTATTTGGTGACCTTAAATGTGGAG AACAGCGACTCAAGATCACACCCTGACGTTAGTTTTAGTTGCACTATGGAACAATTACAG GATTTAGTTGGAAAACTAAAAGATGCAGCAAAAAGCCTAGAAAGAGCATCTCAGATGTGA